A genomic segment from Neodiprion lecontei isolate iyNeoLeco1 chromosome 1, iyNeoLeco1.1, whole genome shotgun sequence encodes:
- the LOC107220406 gene encoding alpha-2-macroglobulin receptor-associated protein isoform X2 — protein sequence MSVKILNPIWVLSLLLGCNLCEGLSKYSSAANAPAEDASIYVPTSVRELDKPFRMAKLNLLWSKAKHRLTEPKLQALFSDLKIHDKEEIALKHLKAESKDLEGLHEATMRKKLIGLMSTYDLLEHFTDTEDENILKRHKAMNDGSNYVSKDVFKNRKLNQLWAKAEFAGFTDEELAALKEEFLHHQEKVDEYMSLIADIDAGDTQTHKNSLSDKHENWNMLEQEEESNDVPGKNIDYLTKVNLMRDKHVKLKDGYDHLERLTAQGPNHKEFIEPKVQGLWRIAQEAKFNPDELMSLKEELRHYERRLLKLRHFHTSAALADGKRGKSEDFDNSTAEKNVKKHARIVEKLHLDLETKIMQKHVEL from the exons ATGAgtgtcaaaattttaaacCCAATCTGGGTTCTAAGTCTGCTTCTTGGCTGTAATCTGTGCGAAGGTTTGAGTAAATATTCTAGTGCAGCGAATGCGCCTGCCGAGGATGCTTCGATATATGTTCCAACATCAGTGCGAGAACTCGACAAACCTTTTCGAATGgcgaaattgaatttactgTGGTCCAAAGCAAAGCAT CGTCTAACTGAACCCAAGCTGCAAGCACTATTCagtgatttgaaaattcatgacAAGGAGGAGATCGCATTAAAACATCTTAAAGCTGAAAGTAAAGATCTTGAAGGGTTGCACGAAGCTACGATGCGTAAAAAACTAATtg GCCTTATGAGCACGTATGATCTATTGGAGCATTTCACAGACACCGAGGATGAGAATATCTTAAAGAGACATAAGGCTATGAATGACGGCAGCAATTATGTATCGAAAGATGTTTTTAAAAACAGAAAGCTCAATCAGTTATGGGCGAAAGCTGAATTTGCTGGCTTTACag ATGAAGAGCTGGCAGCATTGAAAGAAGAGTTTCTCCATCATCAGGAAAAAGTTGACGAGTATATGAGCCTTATCGCTGATATCGATGCAGGAGATACTCAAACTCACAAGA ATAGCTTGAGCGATAAACATGAAAACTGGAATATGCTTGAGCAAGAGGAAGAGAGCAACGATGTTCCTgggaaaaatattgattatcTTACGAAAGTTAATTTGATGag AGACAAGCatgtgaaattaaaagatGGATATGATCATTTGGAAAGACTCACTGCCCAAGGGCCCAATCATAAGGAATTCATAGAGCCTAAAGTGCAAGGTCTGTGGAGGATTGCCCAGGAAGCCAAGTTCAATCCAGATGAGTTGATGTCCCTCAAG GAAGAACTTCGACACTATGAAAGGAGATTGTTGAAACTACGCCATTTTCATACCTCTGCAGCTTTGGCTGATGGTAAGAGAGGGAAATCAGAAGACTTTGACAATTCAActgctgaaaaaaatgtgaaaaaacatGCAAGAATAGTTGAGAAGTTACATCTTGATCTTGAGACAAAAATAATGCAAAAGCATGTGGAGCTGTAA
- the LOC107220406 gene encoding alpha-2-macroglobulin receptor-associated protein isoform X1 — MSVKILNPIWVLSLLLGCNLCEGLSKYSSAANAPAEDASIYVPTSVRELDKPFRMAKLNLLWSKAKHRLTEPKLQALFSDLKIHDKEEIALKHLKAESKDLEGLHEATMRKKLIEIFKCLLYVGLMSTYDLLEHFTDTEDENILKRHKAMNDGSNYVSKDVFKNRKLNQLWAKAEFAGFTDEELAALKEEFLHHQEKVDEYMSLIADIDAGDTQTHKNSLSDKHENWNMLEQEEESNDVPGKNIDYLTKVNLMRDKHVKLKDGYDHLERLTAQGPNHKEFIEPKVQGLWRIAQEAKFNPDELMSLKEELRHYERRLLKLRHFHTSAALADGKRGKSEDFDNSTAEKNVKKHARIVEKLHLDLETKIMQKHVEL; from the exons ATGAgtgtcaaaattttaaacCCAATCTGGGTTCTAAGTCTGCTTCTTGGCTGTAATCTGTGCGAAGGTTTGAGTAAATATTCTAGTGCAGCGAATGCGCCTGCCGAGGATGCTTCGATATATGTTCCAACATCAGTGCGAGAACTCGACAAACCTTTTCGAATGgcgaaattgaatttactgTGGTCCAAAGCAAAGCAT CGTCTAACTGAACCCAAGCTGCAAGCACTATTCagtgatttgaaaattcatgacAAGGAGGAGATCGCATTAAAACATCTTAAAGCTGAAAGTAAAGATCTTGAAGGGTTGCACGAAGCTACGATGCGTAAAAAACTAATtg aaattttcaaatgtctTCTATATGTAGGCCTTATGAGCACGTATGATCTATTGGAGCATTTCACAGACACCGAGGATGAGAATATCTTAAAGAGACATAAGGCTATGAATGACGGCAGCAATTATGTATCGAAAGATGTTTTTAAAAACAGAAAGCTCAATCAGTTATGGGCGAAAGCTGAATTTGCTGGCTTTACag ATGAAGAGCTGGCAGCATTGAAAGAAGAGTTTCTCCATCATCAGGAAAAAGTTGACGAGTATATGAGCCTTATCGCTGATATCGATGCAGGAGATACTCAAACTCACAAGA ATAGCTTGAGCGATAAACATGAAAACTGGAATATGCTTGAGCAAGAGGAAGAGAGCAACGATGTTCCTgggaaaaatattgattatcTTACGAAAGTTAATTTGATGag AGACAAGCatgtgaaattaaaagatGGATATGATCATTTGGAAAGACTCACTGCCCAAGGGCCCAATCATAAGGAATTCATAGAGCCTAAAGTGCAAGGTCTGTGGAGGATTGCCCAGGAAGCCAAGTTCAATCCAGATGAGTTGATGTCCCTCAAG GAAGAACTTCGACACTATGAAAGGAGATTGTTGAAACTACGCCATTTTCATACCTCTGCAGCTTTGGCTGATGGTAAGAGAGGGAAATCAGAAGACTTTGACAATTCAActgctgaaaaaaatgtgaaaaaacatGCAAGAATAGTTGAGAAGTTACATCTTGATCTTGAGACAAAAATAATGCAAAAGCATGTGGAGCTGTAA
- the LOC107220617 gene encoding mitochondrial pyruvate carrier 1 yields the protein MNRVMKLFKSKETRDYFMSTHFWGPIANWLIPIAAIADIQRDPKIISGKMTLALCLYSAMFMRFAIKVQPRNMLLFACHFVNEGAQLTQGARFINYHYREKKKEE from the exons ATGAATCGGGTAATGAAACTATTCAAGAGCAAAGAGACCCGCGACTATTTTATGAG CACCCATTTCTGGGGGCCCATTGCCAATTGGCTTATTCCAATCGCTGCTATCGCTGATATTCAGAGAGATCCAAAAATTATAAGTGGCAAAATGACACTGG CGTTATGTTTGTATTCTGCAATGTTTATGAGATTTGCGATCAAGGTCCAGCCACGTAACATGCTCCTGTTTGCCTGTCACTTTGTCAACGAAGGTGCCCAACTCACACAGGGAGCTCGTTTTATAAACTATCATTacagagagaagaagaaagaagaataa
- the LOC107220406 gene encoding alpha-2-macroglobulin receptor-associated protein isoform X3: MRKKLIEIFKCLLYVGLMSTYDLLEHFTDTEDENILKRHKAMNDGSNYVSKDVFKNRKLNQLWAKAEFAGFTDEELAALKEEFLHHQEKVDEYMSLIADIDAGDTQTHKNSLSDKHENWNMLEQEEESNDVPGKNIDYLTKVNLMRDKHVKLKDGYDHLERLTAQGPNHKEFIEPKVQGLWRIAQEAKFNPDELMSLKEELRHYERRLLKLRHFHTSAALADGKRGKSEDFDNSTAEKNVKKHARIVEKLHLDLETKIMQKHVEL, translated from the exons ATGCGTAAAAAACTAATtg aaattttcaaatgtctTCTATATGTAGGCCTTATGAGCACGTATGATCTATTGGAGCATTTCACAGACACCGAGGATGAGAATATCTTAAAGAGACATAAGGCTATGAATGACGGCAGCAATTATGTATCGAAAGATGTTTTTAAAAACAGAAAGCTCAATCAGTTATGGGCGAAAGCTGAATTTGCTGGCTTTACag ATGAAGAGCTGGCAGCATTGAAAGAAGAGTTTCTCCATCATCAGGAAAAAGTTGACGAGTATATGAGCCTTATCGCTGATATCGATGCAGGAGATACTCAAACTCACAAGA ATAGCTTGAGCGATAAACATGAAAACTGGAATATGCTTGAGCAAGAGGAAGAGAGCAACGATGTTCCTgggaaaaatattgattatcTTACGAAAGTTAATTTGATGag AGACAAGCatgtgaaattaaaagatGGATATGATCATTTGGAAAGACTCACTGCCCAAGGGCCCAATCATAAGGAATTCATAGAGCCTAAAGTGCAAGGTCTGTGGAGGATTGCCCAGGAAGCCAAGTTCAATCCAGATGAGTTGATGTCCCTCAAG GAAGAACTTCGACACTATGAAAGGAGATTGTTGAAACTACGCCATTTTCATACCTCTGCAGCTTTGGCTGATGGTAAGAGAGGGAAATCAGAAGACTTTGACAATTCAActgctgaaaaaaatgtgaaaaaacatGCAAGAATAGTTGAGAAGTTACATCTTGATCTTGAGACAAAAATAATGCAAAAGCATGTGGAGCTGTAA